Proteins found in one Populus alba chromosome 14, ASM523922v2, whole genome shotgun sequence genomic segment:
- the LOC118039422 gene encoding chromatin modification-related protein EAF1 B isoform X2 — translation MHGCGPGSAPLVNAEVDSMGGVVDGGVGIGIKTSPRQAAIEKAHAELRQEYDVREERRRELEFLEKGGNPLDFKFVNSASVSVQSTSLTDHHVEQFVTSEAKGNFPLTTSLHGDFVESSGRPGATAVCEPNSADNFDGENELLEVERKPTNPSRRNKVTQSEQSSQMDGTHNAKESEDSAIFRPYARRNRSRPNRDSARSSSTDIVQSSGGHGSSLPVRGGARDVKGLVTETDNHKDQNITLVSNPKSPASNGMVSQIEASNTHSNMELDCVQALKTVDNLPEYRLDVTESNVLRDNLHDQPSEADTENASKECDHDGGREQVISAGPEGLPCAESTKTENETGPGLLNGFSDLKTDGNEGQNGNTAMGTKGFDSESSCTQNSISLDVNNDSDLCANYRNDDTNEILFKELSKLEGTQSLLSGNMGNEKKETKSIERVTAINDGSVHQNYSGNDSTVKSEEEMRSCSRPQNEVKCHNLEGVEQNDHVAPEADIKAGKMLADGSNSNRESIYPSGPQGFKDPSIQELHHLILLDKKSSAALDPQSCSYTQLKLVDKAHEDSVLEEARIIEAKRKRIAELSVGTVPSKSNWKSHWDFVLEEMAWLANDFAQERLWKMTAAAQICRHVAFTSRLRVEEQKQHLKLKKVAYSLAKAVMQFWHSMEVYLSNNCQSFGSKNGKHESIIFYGNEFSVNKFGEIDKAACKELEIQKPVKNIAHAIHGYALRFLKYNSSPVPSLQEVPATPDRIADLGMMDISWDDHLTEESLFYAVPSAAMAMYRLSIESHIMQSEKTHNNMQDEVDTSMYDTPADFQCHDNAYDEEEETHAYYMHGVFEGIKQGKHDQKKWKSFTKSPSARSYDLATDSPNGHCATGPQQNVLKGKRPANNLNIGSIPTKRMRTASRQRFTSPFTSGTTGVLPQAPMKTDASSGDTNSFQDDQSTLHGGSQIQKSVEVESAADFERQLPYDYAETSEKLKKKKKEKHLGSAYEQGWQLDSTVHNDQQRDNFRKRPESHHFDSNGTSGLYEQHAAKKPKIMKQLLDNTFDSMVQMTGSIPSPALSQMSKMSNTNRFIKLIGGRERGRKNKSMKMSAGQPGFGSPWSLFEDQALVVLVHDMGPNWDLISDAINTTVQFKCIFRKPKECKERHKILMDKGAGDGADSAEDSGSSQSYPSTLPGIPKGSARQLFQHLQGPMQEDTLKSHFEKIIMIGKKYIYKRSQNENQDPKQIAAIHNSHGIALSQVCPNLNGGVLMPLDLCDPSASNPDVLPIVYQGSHASNLVMLNQGAIASMLPTSGASSSLQGSSGVVLGSNSSSPFGPLNAPLRDGRYNVPRTSLPVDEQQRMQHYNQMLPNRNLQQSNLSVSGALSGADRGVHMLPGGNGMGIMPGMNRSMPLPRPGFQGIASPSMLNPGNLLSPNMVGMPSPVNMHSGTGSGQGNSMRPHEAMHYMRLGRNPEHQRQMKVPELQMQATQGNNQGIPAFNGLSSAFANQMATTPVQTYPGHPQQQHQISTQQSNILSNPHHPNLHGSNHTTGSQQQTYAMRKERKMQQQLLQQQQLAASSALVPHAQHQSQLPITSTMQSSSQIPSPTASQPLSPPPQTPPSPMTPISMQQQQQQKHNLPHNAVSWNPQTVSSGLTNQMGKQRQRQPQQFQQSAQHHPQQRQHSQSPQQAKLLKGMGRGNMVVHQNLLIDHSPLNGLAVPPGNQGAEKGEQIMHLMQGPGLYSGPGLSPIQSSKPLVSSQSLNHSQPQQKLYSGSTNPSSKPLQQVPSHLDNSVQGQVQPVLSGQALAATHQNTPVMFPNHQHLQPHLQPHQKQVSQPQPAVQRMLQKNRQVNSDLATKPQNDQSHTDQQTPNISQTGTRTSTVTTQGCNDTANVAPVVSSAPAIQWKSSESPLHDSGMENSASQEGPIGSPSLTCATGSEPAVSLGSVHRQLSGGLPMNGHNGGAQWQHKQPQQSTALPPPCQQLLQPQEQKSQQEQQHSPQPLPPPHPSQL, via the exons ATGCATGGATGTGGTCCAGGGTCTGCTCCCCTAGTAAATGCTGAAGTTGATTCCATGGGTGGGGTTGTTGATGGTGGAGTTGGTATTGGTATAAAAACCTCTCCACGGCAAGCAGCAATTGAGAAGGCTCATGCAGAACTTAG ACAAGAGTATGATGTTCGTGAGGAACGGAGAAGGGAGCTAGAATTTCTTGAGAAA GGTGGCAATCctttggattttaaatttgtgaATTCAGCTTCGGTTAGTGTCCAGTCTACTTCACTCACAGATCATCATGTTGAACAGTTTGTTACTAG TGAAGCCAAAGGCAATTTTCCACTGACAACATCACTTCACGGGGATTTTGTAGAAAGTAGTGGGAGACCAGGGGCTACTGCAGTTTGTGAGCCCAATAGTGCTGACAATTTTGATGGTGAAAATGAGTTACTTGAAGTTGAAAGGAAACCTACAAATCCTAGTAGAAGGAATAAAGTGACTCAATCAGAGCAGTCTTCACAGATGGATGGGACTCATAATGCCAAGGAGTCTGAAGATTCTGCTATTTTTCGGCCATATGCTCGAAGGAATAGGTCCAGACCAAACCGTGATAGTGCTCGATCAAGTTCAACTGATATTGTTCAGAGTTCAGGTGGTCATGGATCTTCCTTACCAGTTCGTGGGGGTGCAAGGGATGTGAAGGGTTTGGTAACTGAAACAGACAATCATAAAGACCAGAATATCACTTTAGTGTCTAACCCAAAGTCTCCAGCTTCAAATGGTATGGTTTCCCAGATTGAGGCTTCCAATACCCATTCAAACATGGAACTTGATTGTGTGCAGGCACTGAAAACAGTTGATAACCTGCCTGAATATAGGCTGGATGTTACAGAGTCCAATGTCTTGAGGGATAACCTGCATGATCAACCTTCAGAAGCTGATACTGAGAATGCTTCCAAGGAATGTGATCATGATGGAGGAAGAGAGCAGGTTATTTCTGCTGGTCCTGAAGGTCTACCTTGTGCTGAATCAACAAAGACTGAGAATGAAACTGGTCCAGGTCTGCTTAACGGTTTTAGTGACTTGAAAACAGATGGAAATGAAGGTCAAAATGGTAACACAGCAATGGGAACTAAAGGATTTGACTCAGAGTCCTCGTGCACCCAAAATAGCATAAGCTTGGATGTAAACAATGACAGTGATTTGTGTGCCAATTACAGAAATGATGATACCAATGAAATACTTTTTAAAGAACTATCAAAACTTGAAGGAACACAAAGTTTACTATCAGGTAATAtgggaaatgaaaagaaagagactAAGTCTATTGAACGTGTTACTGCCATCAATGATGGTTCTGTGCATCAAAACTACTCTGGCAATGATTCTACTGTCAAAAGTGAGGAAGAGATGAGAAGTTGTTCTCGCCCTCAAAATGAGGTGAAGTGTCATAATCTTGAAGGGGTGGAACAAAATGACCATGTAGCACCTGAGGCTGATATAAAGGCGGGCAAGATGTTGGCTGACGGTTCCAATTCCAACAGAGAAAGCATTTACCCCAGTGGTCCCCAGGGCTTTAAGGATCCATCTATTCAGGAGCTTCACCACCTTATTTTGTTAGATAAAAAATCTTCTGCGGCCCTTGACCCACAATCTTGTTCTTATACTCAATTGAAATTGGTAGACAAGGCTCATGAAGATTCTGTTTTGGAAGAGGCACGGATTATCGAG GCTAAGCGGAAGAGGATTGCTGAATTATCTGTTGGAACTGTGCCCTCAAAGAGTAACTGGAAATCTCACTGGGATTTTGTCCTTGAAGAAATGGCATGGTTGGCAAATGATTTTGCACAG GAGCGTCTCTGGAAGATGACTGCTGCTGCTCAAATATGTCGCCATGTTGCTTTTACTTCTAGATTGAGAGTTGAGGAACAAAAGCAGCATCTGAAGCTAAAAAAAGTTGCTTATAGTCTGGCTAAGGCTGTCATGCAGTTCTGGCATTCAATGGAGGTGTATCTAAGTAACAATTGTCAAAGTTTTGGTTCAAAGAATGGCAAGCATGAGTCGATAATCTTTTATGGGAATGAATTTTCTGTCAACAAGTTTGGAGAAATTGATAAG GCGGCATGCAAAGAGTTAGAGATACAAAAGCCTGTCAAAAACATTGCCCATGCCATTCATGGATATGCTTTaagatttttgaaatataacaGCTCGCCAGTTCCTTCCCTTCAAGAAGTACCAGCAACTCCTGACAGAATAGCTGATTTAGGCATGATGGACATTTCATGGGATGATCACCTCACGGAA GAAAGCCTGTTCTATGCAGTTCCCTCAGCTGCCATGGCAATGTACAGATTGTCCATTGAATCTCATATCATGCAAAGTGag AAAACTCACAATAACATGCAGGATGAGGTTGATACATCTATGTATGACACTCCAGCAG ACTTTCAATGTCATGACAATGCAtatgatgaggaagaagaaacaCATGCCTACTATATGCATGGCGTCTTTGAAGGTATCAAGCAAGGAAAGCATGACCAGAAGAAATGGAAAAGCTTCACAAAGTCACCCTCTGCAAGATCATATGATCTGGCAACTGATTCACCTAATGGACACTGTGCCACTGGGCCTCAACAAAATGTATTGAAGGGGAAAAGACCTGCTAATAATCTTAACATTGGCTCAATTCCAACAAAACGCATGCGTACTGCTTCTAGGCAGAGGTTTACAAGTCCTTTTACTTCTGGAACCACTGGGGTTCTACCCCAGGCTCCAATGAAGACAGATGCGTCAAGTGGAGATACTAATTCTTTTCAGGATGACCAGAGTACTTTGCATGGCGGatcacaaatacaaaaaagtgTGGAGGTTGAGTCAGCTGCAGATTTTGAAAGGCAGTTACCATATGACTATGCCGAGACGTCAGAaaaactgaagaagaagaagaaagaaaaacatctg GGTTCTGCTTATGAGCAGGGCTGGCAGCTGGATTCCACTGTTCATAATGATCAg CAGAGGGATAATTTCAGAAAGAGACCAGAGAGTCATCATTTTGACTCTAATGGAACCAGTG GTTTATATGAGCAACATGCTGCAAAGAAGCCAAAGATAATGAAGCAATTGCTAGATAATACTTTTGACAGCATGGTGCAAATGACTGGGTCCATCCCATCCCCAGCCCTTTCCCAGATGAGTAAGATGTCAAACACAAATAGATTCATCAAATTGATTGGTGGGAGGGAAcgaggaagaaaaaataaatcaatgaag ATGTCTGCTGGGCAGCCAGGTTTTGGAAGTCCTTGGTCACTTTTTGAAGACCAG GCTCTTGTTGTTCTTGTGCATGACATGGGTCCTAATTGGGATCTTATAAGTGATGCTATCAACACCACTGTTCAATTCAAG TGTATATTTCGCAAGCCTAAAGAATGCAAAGAACGCCACAAAATCTTAATGGATAAGGGTGCTGGTGATGGGGCTGATAGTGCTGAGGATTCTGGATCTTCTCAATCCTACCCGTCAACTTTGCCTGGCATTCCAAAG GGCAGTGCCAGACAGttgtttcaacatttgcaagggCCAATGCAAGAGGATACCCTGAAGTCTCATTTTGAGAAAATTATCATGATTGGGAAGAAGTATATTTACAAAAGGAGTCAG AATGAAAACCAGGATCCTAAGCAAATAGCAGCAATTCACAATTCTCATGGTATTGCTCTCTCCCAAGTTTGCCCAAACTTAAATGGAGGTGTCCTAAT GCCCCTTGATCTCTGTGATCCAAGTGCTTCAAATCCAGATGTTCTTCCCATTGTGTATCAAGGTTCACATGCTAGCAATTTGGTAATGCTAAATCAAGGTGCTATAGCATCAATGCTTCCTACGTCTGGCGCAAGCTCTTCTCTGCAAGGTTCTTCTGGTGTGGTTCTTGGCAGTAACTCATCATCACCATTTGGTCCCCTTAATGCACCTCTCAG AGATGGTAGATACAATGTTCCAAGGACATCCTTACCAGTTGACGAGCAGCAAAGAATGCAACACTACAATCAAATGTTACCTAATAGAAACTTGCAGCAGTCTAACTTGTCTGTTTCTGGGGCTCTTTCTGGAGCTGATCGTGGTGTTCACATGCTACCAGGTGGAAATGGTATGGGCATAATGCCAGGGATGAACAGAAGCATGCCACTCCCAAGGCCAGGATTTCAAGGAATAGCCTCACCATCAATGCTGAATCCAGGCAATTTGCTTTCTCCCAATATGGTTGGGATGCCAAGCCCTGTAAATATGCACTCTGGAACTGGTTCTGGTCAAGGGAACTCGATGAGACCTCACGAGGCTATGCATTATATGAGG CTTGGCCGTAACCCTGAGCATCAAAGACAAATGAAGGTACCAGAGCTTCAGATGCAGGCAACACAAGGGAACAACCAAGGAATTCCTGCCTTCAATGGGTTGAGTTCTGCTTTTGCTAATCAGATGGCCACTACGCCAGTGCAGACATATCCAGGCCATCCCCAGCAGCAGCATCAAATATCCACACAACAGTCCAATATATTGAGCAATCCTCATCATCCCAATCTTCATGGCTCCAACCATACTACAGGTTCACAGCAGCAAACATATGCAATGcgcaaagaaaggaaaatgcagcagcagcttctccagcagcagcagcttgcTGCATCTAGTGCTTTGGTGCCCCATGCCCAACATCAATCCCAACTTCCCATAACATCAACTATGCAAAGCAGTTCTCAGATTCCATCACCAACTGCATCGCAGCCATTGTCACCACCCCCTCAAACTCCACCTTCCCCAATGACTCCCATTTCAatgcagcagcaacagcagcagaaACATAACTTGCCACATAATGCTGTCAGCTGGAATCCCCAAACTGTTTCCAGCGGGTTGACCAATCAGATGGGAAAGCAACGCCAACGGCAGCCACAGCAGTTCCAACAATCTGCTCAGCATCACCCTCAACAACGACAACACTCACAGTCTCCACAGCAGGCTAAACTCTTGAAGGGTATGGGAAGAGGGAACATGGTGGTGCACCAGAACCTCTTGATTGATCATTCTCCTTTGAATGGCCTTGCTGTTCCTCCAGGAAACCAAGGTGCAGAGAAAGGAGAGCAAATCATGCACTTGATGCAGGGTCCGGGCTTGTATTCTGGGCCTGGGTTAAGTCCAATTCAGTCGTCTAAACCACTGGTTTCTTCACAATCCCTGAACCATTCTCAGCCACAGCAAAAGTTATATTCTGGCTCAACAAACCCTTCTTCAAAACCACTTCAGCAAGTGCCTTCCCATTTGGATAATAGTGTTCAAGGCCAGGTTCAACCAGTACTCTCTGGTCAAGCACTAGCGGCCACTCACCAAAACACTCCAGTTATGTTCCCTAATCATCAGCATCTGCAACCACATCTACAGCCACACCAGAAGCAGGTTAGTCAACCTCAACCAGCTGTTCAGAGGATGCTTCAAAAGAATCGTCAGGTGAATTCTGATCTGGCAACTAAGCCTCAAAATGATCAGAGTCATACTGATCAGCAAACTCCAAACATCTCCCAGACAGGAACAAGAACATCCACAGTGACAACCCAGGGCTGTAATGATACAGCTAATGTGGCACCAGTTGTCTCTTCTGCCCCTGCGATACAGTGGAAATCATCAGAATCACCCTTGCATGATTCTGGCATGGAAAATTCAGCCTCTCAGGAAGGTCCTATTGGTAGCCCATCTCTTACATGTGCAACTGGGAGTGAGCCAGCTGTCAGCCTAGGTTCAGTCCACAGGCAGTTATCAGGAGGTTTGCCCATGAATGGCCATAATGGTGGAGCACAGTGGCAGCACAAACAACCACAACAATCAACAGCCTTACCACCCCCATGCCAACAACTGTTGCAGCCACAAGAACAAAAGTCACAGCAAGAACAACAACACTCACCTCAACCGCTGCCACCACCGCATCCGTCTCAGCTGTAG